One genomic region from Myxocyprinus asiaticus isolate MX2 ecotype Aquarium Trade chromosome 27, UBuf_Myxa_2, whole genome shotgun sequence encodes:
- the LOC127417593 gene encoding disintegrin and metalloproteinase domain-containing protein 19-like isoform X4, with amino-acid sequence MGCMVGTTRELFSPEYQEIWYDPTGIRQFSRPSNRDHCYYHGTIKGIQGSSVVLSTCAGLRGMITVNNSLSYMIEPLANQIHSQGHVMYNAQSLKLPVGTCGHLHGDDNNTESLQELIDVMAQPQRTNRERRDISSSMKYVELMLVADHAEFVKHGRDLERTKTKLLEAANFVDKYYKTLNIRVALIWLEIWNNHDKISVTDNPYSTLGAFLAWRRKQLPQLPNDNAQLVTGVPFQGTIIGLAPLKAMCSEYQSGGVNSDHSESAVGVAATIAHEMGHNFGMSHDSRDCCLAQPEDGGCIMAAATGDPFPRVFNPCNQKELKRYLSSGGGKCLFSPPNTRVMYGGQRCGNGYLEEGEECDCGEAEECSSPCCNAINCTLKIGAECSHGVCCHECKLKSPGVMCRPPSGSCDLPEYCDGKSESCPANLYLMDGCSCAGGKAYCYTGMCLTLEQQCLSLWGKDARTAPDLCFTKVNEAGDSFGNCGKDLMGKYRSCTDRNAKCGKIQCLSAASKPLESNAVSIDTNIRDGQQKILCRGTHVYSSGYSEESQGDTLDPGLVLTGTKCGENAICFEGECHNASFLQADDCNSKCHGHGLCNNNHNCHCNSGWAPPFCDKTGPGGSVDSGPVIAHSGLYLVLVLLILFFLLGLAVLAVCCCFCKHKPRPLKGSALPATQICINVPDSHQCKSHSTGHANSVFQPKKPHADEQQASPRASPTGPPRSRHSIVRPTVKPPPIPAYAVQNQSLQHSETSKTSPSIPSKTSPLPPNRPPPPCPMTKPSQTAETVPKNVLQVSPAMLQKRKSNLMPTTGHFQNVRFQREVYGKS; translated from the exons ATGGGCTGCATGGTTGGGACAACTAg GGAACTATTCTCCCCTGAATATCAAGAGATATGGTACGATCCAACTGGCATTCGCCAGTTTTCCAGACCTTCCAATAGG GATCACTGTTATTATCATGGGACAATCAAAGGTATTCAGGGGTCCAGTGTGGTCCTCAGCACCTGTGCCGGACTCAG GGGTATGATAACTGTCAACAACAGCTTGAGCTACATGATCGAACCGCTAGCTAACCAAATACACTCTCAGGGACATGTTATGTACAACGCTCAGAGCCTAAAACTGCCAGTGGGCACCTGCGGACATCTCCATGGAGACGATAATAACACAGAAAGCCTTCAAGAGTTGATTGATGTGATGGCACAGCCTCAACGGACCAACAGG GAAAGAAGGGACATCAGCAGCAGCATGAAATACGTGGAGCTGATGCTGGTGGCCGATCATGCAGAG TTTGTGAAACACGGTCGGGACCTTGAAAGAACCAAAACAAAGCTGCTTGAAGCAGCCAACTTTGTGGATAAG TATTACAAAACACTGAACATCCGTGTTGCCCTGATCTGGTTGGAGATCTGGAATAATCACGATAAGATCAGTGTGACCGACAACCCCTACAGCACCCTGGGTGCGTTTCTGGCCTGGAGGAGGAAACAGCTGCCACAGCTGCCTAATGACAACGCTCAGCTTGTAAC GGGCGTGCCATTTCAGGGCACCATCATCGGTCTGGCACCCCTTAAAGCCATGTGTTCTGAATACCAGTCAGGTGGAGTAAATTCG GACCACTCTGAGAGTGCTGTTGGTGTTGCTGCTACTATTGCTCATGAGATGGGGCATAACTTCGGTATGAGTCATGACAGTCGAGACTGCTGTCTTGCTCAACCTGAGGATGGCGGCTGCATCATGGCTGCTGCCACAGG GGATCCATTCCCTCGTGTCTTTAACCCCTGCAATCAGAAGGAGCTGAAGCGCTACCTGAGCTCGGGCGGGGGGAAGTGTTTGTTCAGCCCTCCCAACACCAGGGTCATGTATGGAGGCCAGCGCTGCGGAAACGGATACCTGGAAGAAGGAGAAGAGTGTGACTGTGGAGAAGCGGAG GAGTGTTCAAGTCCCTGCTGTAATGCCATCAACTGCACTCTGAAGATCGGAGCAGAGTGTTCACATGGAGTCTGCTGCCATGAGTGCAAG CTGAAGAGTCCGGGAGTGATGTGTCGTCCACCATCAGGCTCGTGCGACCTGCCTGAATACTGTGATGGCAAATCAGAGTCGTGTCCTGCAAACCTTTACCTGATGGATGGCTGCAGCTGTGCAGGAGGCAAAGCCTACTGTTACACGGGAATGTGCCTGACACTGGAGCAGCAGTGCCTCTCTCTCTGGGGCAAAG ATGCCCGCACTGCTCCTGATCTTTGCTTTACTAAAGTAAATGAAGCAGGCGATTCCTTTGGAAACTGTGGCAAAGACCTGATGGGGAAATACAGAAGCTGCACAGACAG GAATGCTAAATGTGGCAAGATTCAGTGCCTGAGTGCCGCCAGCAAGCCTTTAGAATCCAACGCTGTCTCCATTGACACCAACATCAGGGATGGTCAACAGAAGATCCTGTGCAGAGGGACACATGTGTATTCATCCGGGTACAGTGAGGAGAGCCAGGGAGACACTCTAGACCCCGGCCTGGTTCTGACCGGGACCAAATGTGGCGAGAACGCG ATCTGTTTTGAAGGGGAATGTCACAATGCATCTTTCCTGCAGGCAGATGACTGCAATTCTAAATGTCATGGCCATGGG CTTTGCAATAACAACCACAACTGCCATTGTAACTCAGGCTGGGCACCACCGTTTTGTGACAAGACAGGTCCAGGAGGCAGTGTGGACAGCGGGCCTGTGATTGCACACA GCGGCCTTTATCTTGTCCTGGTTCTCCTCATACTGTTTTTCCTCTTGGGATTGGCTGTTCTGGCTGTCTGCTGTTGCTTCTGCAAACATAAGCCCCGCCCCCTTAAAGGCTCTGCCCTTCCTGCTACCCAAATATGCATCAA TGTTCCAGACTCCCATCAGTGTAAAAGTCACAGCACAGGTCACGCCAACTCAGTGTTCCAGCCAAAGAAGCCTCACGCTGATGAACAG CAGGCCAGTCCTCGGGCGAGTCCTACAGGTCCACCGCGATCCAGACATTCTATCGTCCGACCCACTGTAAAGCCACCTCCAATCCCAGCCTACGCTGTGCAAAATCAGAGTTTACAGCATTCAGAGACTTCCAAGACATCTCCATCCATCCCCTCTAAAACAAGTCCACTTCCCCCCAACAGACCCCCTCCACCCTGCCCTATGACCAAACCCTCCCAGACTGCAGAA ACGGTGCCTAAGAATGTCTTGCAAGTGTCACCAGCCATGTTGCAGAAAAGGAAATCTAATCTGATGCCCACTACTGGACACTTTCAGAATGTCAG